A region from the Brachyspira hampsonii genome encodes:
- a CDS encoding AMP-activated protein kinase subunit beta has translation MEKMYKLTVLFIIFSIVLLSCGEKDTETIEQYEARMNRLEILKYYNIQDVMQPRIVNDGVLFTFAENYDSVEVSGDFNNWEDSIPLIKSSYGVYYYLWQHPLKAGKYSYRYRVNGVWINDPVNANIEYDNNNQVVSYFVLTNDVGFYEKNPIYNSDGTVTFFYSNDTAKEVMFTSDKLGFDSLRYPMSYSNNLWVITLRPEAGNYYYNFVVDRIWEVDPINMNVYKGSDGRLHSYTLINYNQTNQRMVY, from the coding sequence ATGGAAAAAATGTATAAATTAACAGTATTATTTATTATTTTTAGTATAGTTCTTTTATCATGCGGTGAGAAAGATACTGAAACTATAGAGCAGTATGAAGCTAGAATGAATAGGCTGGAAATTTTAAAATATTATAATATACAAGATGTTATGCAGCCTAGAATTGTAAATGATGGAGTATTATTTACTTTTGCAGAGAATTATGATTCTGTAGAAGTATCCGGCGATTTCAATAATTGGGAAGATAGTATACCTCTTATAAAGAGTTCCTACGGAGTTTATTATTATCTTTGGCAGCATCCGCTTAAAGCAGGAAAATATAGTTATAGGTACAGAGTTAATGGGGTTTGGATTAATGATCCTGTAAATGCTAATATTGAATATGATAATAATAATCAGGTTGTAAGTTATTTTGTTTTAACTAATGATGTAGGATTTTATGAAAAAAACCCTATTTATAATTCTGACGGCACGGTTACATTCTTTTACAGCAATGATACTGCTAAGGAAGTTATGTTTACCTCTGATAAATTGGGCTTTGATAGTTTAAGATATCCTATGAGTTATTCTAATAATTTATGGGTTATCACTTTAAGACCTGAAGCGGGTAATTATTATTATAACTTTGTAGTAGACAGAATATGGGAAGTTGATCCTATTAATATGAATGTTTATAAGGGAAGCGACGGAAGACTTCATTCATATACATTGATAAATTATAATCAAACTAATCAAAGAATGGTATATTAA
- a CDS encoding aldo/keto reductase, translating to MINVKFNNGIEMPIFGLGLYKITDKKELENALRWAIEAGYRKFDTAQFYNNEKELGEAIRKIGIKREEIFITTKIWNTKQGYNSTRKSFKESLEKLNMDYVDLVLIHWPGQKKERYLDTYRALENICQSKKAKSIGLSNFEIKHLKDIFAHCNIAPVLNQIERHPNLQRNELIEFCKNHNIIVEAWSPLARGKIFDNKTIIDIANKYNKTPAQIILRWNIENNISVIPKSVTKERIEENINIFDFKLDKNDIEKINSLENGYRIGEDPLTFDF from the coding sequence ATGATTAATGTAAAATTTAATAATGGTATAGAAATGCCTATATTTGGTCTTGGACTATATAAAATAACAGATAAAAAAGAATTAGAAAATGCACTAAGATGGGCTATAGAAGCAGGATATAGAAAATTTGATACCGCCCAATTTTATAATAATGAAAAAGAATTAGGAGAAGCTATAAGAAAAATAGGAATAAAAAGAGAAGAAATATTTATAACCACTAAAATATGGAATACAAAACAAGGTTATAATTCTACAAGGAAATCATTTAAAGAAAGTTTAGAAAAACTTAATATGGATTATGTAGATTTAGTGCTTATTCATTGGCCCGGACAAAAAAAGGAAAGATATTTAGATACATACAGAGCATTAGAAAATATATGCCAAAGTAAAAAAGCCAAATCTATAGGATTAAGCAACTTTGAAATAAAGCATTTGAAAGATATATTTGCACATTGTAATATTGCCCCTGTACTAAATCAAATAGAAAGACACCCTAATTTGCAAAGAAATGAATTAATAGAATTTTGTAAAAATCATAATATCATTGTAGAAGCATGGTCTCCATTGGCAAGAGGAAAAATATTTGATAATAAAACTATAATTGATATAGCAAATAAATATAATAAAACTCCTGCACAAATAATATTAAGATGGAATATAGAAAATAATATATCTGTTATACCTAAATCTGTAACTAAAGAAAGAATAGAAGAAAATATAAATATATTCGATTTCAAATTGGACAAAAATGATATAGAAAAAATAAATTCATTGGAAAACGGATACAGAATAGGAGAAGATCCTTTAACTTTCGATTTTTAA
- a CDS encoding 6-phosphogluconolactonase codes for MNIYIADSYQDYTVFTAKHILNFLEKKQEKKEKLYISVSSQDDTKDIYKELISNINNYQIDFKNIFIFQQSEYIGLSQTDKNSKAYFLKENLLSKIDIPEENVFLFDGKGDESQMDKQLEIIKKIGRFDVIWYSLTADSTSAGNERMSSLSSLFRIKTLSEHSINEIKYKFEDESKVPTTVFSMGMGFIDMVDTVLLTSSGINNSCSLRDCLEHGISNSSPLSKLQKHSDVTVIADYESSLRLSSQTVFMKIEKNIK; via the coding sequence ATGAATATATATATAGCTGATTCATATCAAGATTATACTGTATTCACAGCAAAACATATTCTCAATTTCTTAGAGAAAAAGCAGGAAAAAAAAGAAAAACTTTATATTTCAGTTTCTAGTCAAGATGATACTAAAGACATTTATAAAGAACTAATAAGCAATATTAATAACTATCAAATTGATTTCAAAAATATATTTATATTTCAGCAGTCGGAATATATAGGACTTTCTCAAACAGATAAAAACAGCAAAGCATATTTTTTAAAAGAAAATCTGCTTTCCAAAATAGATATACCTGAAGAAAATGTATTTTTATTTGACGGAAAAGGCGATGAATCTCAAATGGATAAACAGCTTGAAATTATAAAAAAAATAGGAAGATTTGATGTTATATGGTATTCACTTACCGCTGATTCCACTTCGGCAGGAAATGAAAGAATGTCATCATTATCTTCACTGTTTAGAATTAAAACTTTAAGCGAACACTCTATAAATGAGATTAAATATAAATTTGAAGATGAAAGCAAAGTACCTACAACAGTATTTAGCATGGGTATGGGCTTTATAGATATGGTTGATACTGTATTGTTAACATCATCTGGAATAAATAATTCCTGCTCTCTAAGAGATTGCTTAGAGCATGGAATAAGCAATTCTTCGCCTTTAAGTAAATTACAAAAGCATAGTGATGTTACTGTGATAGCTGATTACGAATCATCTTTGAGATTATCAAGTCAGACAGTATTTATGAAAATAGAAAAAAATATAAAATAA
- a CDS encoding flagellar biosynthetic protein FliO yields the protein MIKKISVIFLIIFSIALTQENTTNQNNTNNADITTEENIENTAPETNFFNAPIDNTNNANEPAILQDIRNIQDRAEVSNGWMFIRAIIGFIVTLIGIYLVFIYLKNKSKKVSGSSDIIKVLATTPVAANRYISIIEIVEDMYLVSISDHNINLLSKIEDKETKDQIKMMYINSKNNTVDDSFKNIFNQTLSVFKQPKMKEKDPLKTTSEIRERLHDLNAENPIINNNDNQNNKMQ from the coding sequence ATGATTAAAAAAATTTCTGTCATATTCTTAATTATTTTCAGCATAGCACTAACTCAAGAAAATACTACAAATCAAAATAACACCAATAATGCTGATATAACAACAGAAGAAAATATAGAAAATACCGCCCCTGAAACTAATTTCTTCAATGCCCCTATAGATAATACAAACAATGCTAATGAACCTGCTATATTACAAGATATTAGAAATATTCAGGACAGAGCAGAAGTAAGTAACGGCTGGATGTTTATAAGAGCTATAATTGGTTTTATAGTTACTTTAATTGGTATATATTTGGTATTTATATATTTAAAAAATAAATCTAAAAAAGTGTCAGGCTCAAGCGATATTATTAAAGTGCTTGCCACTACTCCGGTAGCTGCAAACAGATATATATCTATAATAGAAATTGTTGAAGACATGTATTTGGTTTCTATTTCAGATCATAATATTAATTTATTATCAAAGATAGAAGATAAAGAAACTAAAGATCAAATAAAAATGATGTATATTAACTCTAAAAATAATACAGTAGATGATAGTTTTAAAAATATCTTTAATCAAACATTATCCGTATTCAAGCAGCCTAAAATGAAAGAAAAAGATCCTTTAAAAACGACTTCAGAAATAAGAGAAAGGCTTCATGATTTGAATGCTGAAAATCCTATAATAAATAATAATGATAATCAAAATAATAAAATGCAATAA
- a CDS encoding 5'-methylthioadenosine/adenosylhomocysteine nucleosidase encodes MSDIKRIAIIGAMDSEITNFKGMIENIEEIEIANIIYYKGTLCGKNIVLLKSGIGKVNAAIATTIAIERFNVEKIIFTGVAGSGNPDYDISDIVISKDLIEHDFDTSDLDGEELTVLVKGYNKNYYPADASLIQLAKESAQKVIKENKVYIDTIATGDQFVGNNQKVKQIHNKFKAGAIEMEGAAVAHAALMYKVPFVVIRSLSDKADSDAVVDFPKFVVKSAQNSMKIVVEMLENMK; translated from the coding sequence ATGTCTGATATAAAAAGAATTGCAATAATAGGTGCTATGGATTCAGAAATTACCAATTTTAAAGGTATGATTGAAAATATAGAAGAAATTGAAATAGCTAATATTATTTACTATAAAGGCACATTATGCGGTAAAAATATAGTACTATTAAAATCTGGAATTGGTAAAGTTAATGCGGCTATTGCTACAACTATAGCTATAGAAAGATTTAATGTAGAAAAAATAATATTTACAGGTGTTGCAGGTTCCGGAAATCCTGATTACGATATATCTGATATAGTTATATCAAAAGACTTAATAGAACATGACTTTGATACAAGCGATTTAGACGGAGAAGAACTTACTGTATTAGTTAAAGGCTATAATAAAAATTATTATCCTGCAGATGCTTCTTTGATACAATTAGCAAAAGAATCAGCACAAAAAGTGATAAAAGAGAATAAAGTATATATTGACACAATAGCTACAGGAGATCAGTTTGTAGGCAACAATCAAAAAGTTAAGCAAATACATAATAAATTTAAGGCTGGTGCTATAGAGATGGAAGGTGCTGCTGTTGCACATGCTGCTTTGATGTATAAAGTTCCTTTTGTAGTTATACGCTCTTTATCTGATAAAGCAGACAGTGATGCCGTGGTAGATTTCCCTAAATTTGTTGTAAAATCTGCACAAAACTCAATGAAAATTGTTGTAGAAATGCTTGAAAACATGAAATAA
- a CDS encoding AAA family ATPase yields MKLTINNFSKIKKADVNLKGITVICGENNTGKTTVGKILFSIFDSNKDKYIKIEEELLFEFQLIFLKNSIDITSHNRYLYNRIIERLDIILKEINYFKDIKNISINFIKNILKEIFDYNFYNFLETTSDNIETYDIIINNISNDIEKILKNPYNKIMQEVSKRYFNEIFKNQINNLHHRDIKASLELEIKNKKMNIEFKNNECIKFEEEFDIINNIYYIDNPFILDEINSTEHKYGLIAKKLITSLTKDYTENMYKNIFSAVKNNDIMKNLEELLKNITIGEIIKNNEIYYLKEDNIDIVFENLSAGLKSFIIIKMLLSNTSLKENDILILDEPEIHLHPKWQLIYAELIVLLNKYLNLIIVITSHSPYFVDAINRYSKFYKIDDKTNFYLSELEKDNKNTMIINVNENIDLIYKKMYEPIETLNNMKYDEDIE; encoded by the coding sequence ATGAAATTAACAATAAATAATTTTTCCAAAATAAAAAAAGCTGATGTAAATCTAAAAGGTATAACAGTAATATGCGGTGAAAATAATACAGGAAAAACTACTGTAGGAAAAATTCTATTCTCTATTTTTGATTCAAATAAAGATAAATATATTAAAATAGAAGAAGAACTATTATTTGAATTTCAATTAATATTTTTAAAAAACTCTATAGATATTACATCACATAATAGATATTTATATAATAGAATTATTGAAAGATTAGATATTATTCTAAAAGAAATTAATTATTTTAAAGATATAAAAAATATATCTATTAATTTTATAAAAAATATTCTCAAAGAAATATTTGACTATAACTTTTATAATTTTTTAGAAACAACTTCAGATAATATAGAAACTTATGATATCATTATAAATAATATTTCAAATGATATAGAAAAAATATTGAAAAATCCGTATAATAAAATAATGCAGGAAGTAAGTAAAAGATATTTTAATGAAATATTTAAAAATCAAATAAACAATTTACATCACAGAGATATTAAAGCATCATTAGAACTAGAAATAAAAAACAAAAAAATGAATATAGAATTTAAGAATAATGAGTGCATAAAATTTGAAGAAGAATTTGATATTATTAACAACATTTACTATATAGATAACCCATTTATACTAGATGAAATAAACAGTACAGAACATAAATATGGTCTTATAGCTAAAAAATTAATTACTTCTCTTACAAAAGATTATACTGAAAACATGTATAAAAATATTTTCAGTGCTGTAAAAAATAATGATATAATGAAAAATTTAGAAGAATTATTAAAAAATATAACTATTGGAGAAATAATAAAAAATAATGAAATTTACTATTTGAAAGAGGATAATATTGATATAGTATTTGAAAATTTATCTGCGGGTTTAAAATCATTTATAATTATAAAAATGCTTCTATCAAATACATCTTTAAAAGAAAATGATATTCTAATATTAGATGAGCCTGAAATACATTTACACCCAAAATGGCAATTAATATATGCTGAGTTAATAGTATTACTTAATAAGTATTTAAATCTAATTATTGTAATAACAAGTCATAGCCCTTATTTTGTAGATGCTATAAATAGATATTCCAAATTTTATAAAATAGATGATAAAACTAACTTTTATCTATCTGAATTAGAAAAAGATAATAAAAATACAATGATTATAAATGTAAATGAAAACATTGATTTAATATATAAGAAAATGTATGAACCTATAGAAACATTAAACAATATGAAATATGATGAAGATATAGAATAA
- the nagA gene encoding N-acetylglucosamine-6-phosphate deacetylase, with translation MRIIITNESVYEWAAYYTVKCILDYSDKDKPFVLSFPLRYINKSYYQKLLSFYNDNIVSFKNIHIVSSGEYIDSNISQKYLEDNFLKFIDIPKENVHLFDSNVVNRKEEAKRMANLIKELGNITLLIDNLAEDGSFLLNTPSSSLEGSIRDKKISEIIRSYESKKFNMPIEMFPREGFTLGFEEAFNAKYILVMANGYEVSDALAHCVEGAISQFYPTSVLQEHKKLIIVADEESSSDLKVKTYKYAKSLESKSLHPKELIKGLYKSYYALTNIKIFDGEKFIDGHCIVIENNVIKSVEKEIDVDAVITRIDLGGKIVAPGYIDLQVNGIGGYDINATPTVETLKNTNEVCQRYGCTSYLPTVITNSDEYMLKIIDLFNSIEDLSVIGVLGIHFEGPYISHEKRGIHNEKFIREPNMEMIEKINASKCVMVTVAPEMVSGEVIEAFAMGGKVVSVGHTNGTYNEIKEKIPYGITFATHLFNAMRPWGSREPGAVGAVLETKDMYAGLICDGVHCDFASVELAYKLKTGHICIVTDAIAPAAAPEIKEYIWAGKKIHRDGNRLIDDNGTLGGSAITISQSVRNVVNEVGATVEEALKMASLYPAKVMGIDDKYGRIKEGYIADLVILDEKLVVKGVVFKGNYKEYNYDHEWVTHA, from the coding sequence ATGAGAATCATTATTACAAATGAAAGCGTTTATGAATGGGCTGCTTATTATACTGTAAAATGTATATTAGACTATTCGGATAAAGACAAGCCTTTTGTGTTATCTTTTCCTTTAAGATATATCAATAAATCATATTATCAAAAATTATTATCTTTCTACAATGATAATATAGTATCTTTTAAAAATATACATATAGTTTCATCTGGCGAATATATAGATTCAAATATATCGCAGAAATATTTAGAAGATAATTTCCTAAAATTTATAGATATACCTAAAGAAAATGTTCATTTATTTGACAGTAATGTAGTAAATAGAAAAGAAGAAGCTAAAAGAATGGCTAATTTAATAAAAGAATTAGGAAACATAACTTTATTGATAGATAATTTGGCTGAAGACGGAAGTTTCTTACTTAATACTCCAAGCTCATCATTAGAAGGAAGCATAAGAGATAAAAAGATAAGCGAAATAATAAGAAGCTATGAATCCAAAAAATTTAATATGCCTATAGAGATGTTCCCAAGAGAGGGTTTCACATTAGGATTTGAGGAAGCATTTAATGCAAAATACATACTTGTTATGGCAAACGGATATGAAGTGTCTGATGCTTTAGCACATTGTGTTGAAGGAGCTATAAGTCAATTCTACCCTACTTCTGTACTTCAGGAACATAAAAAACTTATAATTGTCGCAGATGAAGAATCAAGCAGCGATTTAAAAGTAAAAACTTATAAATATGCTAAAAGTTTGGAAAGCAAAAGTCTTCATCCTAAAGAGCTTATTAAAGGGCTTTATAAATCTTACTATGCACTTACAAACATCAAAATATTTGACGGCGAGAAGTTTATAGACGGGCATTGTATTGTTATAGAAAACAATGTTATAAAAAGCGTTGAGAAAGAAATAGATGTTGATGCTGTTATTACTAGAATAGATTTGGGAGGAAAAATAGTTGCTCCCGGATATATAGACTTGCAGGTTAATGGCATAGGAGGATATGATATTAATGCTACTCCTACAGTTGAAACATTAAAAAATACGAATGAAGTTTGTCAGAGATACGGCTGTACTTCATATTTGCCTACTGTTATTACAAATAGCGACGAATATATGTTAAAAATCATAGATTTATTTAATAGTATAGAAGATCTGTCAGTAATCGGAGTATTAGGAATACATTTTGAAGGTCCTTATATATCACATGAAAAAAGAGGAATTCATAATGAAAAATTTATAAGAGAACCTAATATGGAAATGATAGAAAAAATCAATGCTTCTAAATGCGTAATGGTAACTGTTGCTCCTGAAATGGTTTCCGGAGAAGTTATAGAGGCTTTTGCTATGGGCGGAAAAGTTGTATCTGTGGGACATACTAACGGCACATACAATGAAATAAAAGAAAAAATACCTTATGGAATAACTTTTGCCACACATTTATTTAATGCCATGCGTCCTTGGGGTTCAAGAGAGCCAGGTGCTGTCGGAGCGGTACTTGAAACTAAAGACATGTATGCAGGTTTAATATGCGACGGAGTTCATTGTGATTTTGCTTCAGTAGAGCTTGCATACAAATTAAAAACAGGTCATATATGTATAGTTACTGATGCTATAGCCCCTGCAGCTGCCCCTGAAATAAAAGAATATATTTGGGCTGGCAAGAAAATACATAGAGACGGCAACAGACTCATAGATGATAACGGAACTTTAGGAGGTTCAGCTATAACAATAAGTCAGTCTGTGAGAAATGTAGTTAATGAGGTAGGTGCTACTGTAGAGGAGGCTTTAAAAATGGCTTCGCTTTATCCTGCTAAAGTTATGGGCATAGACGACAAATACGGCAGAATAAAAGAAGGATACATTGCTGACCTAGTTATATTAGATGAAAAATTAGTTGTAAAAGGTGTGGTATTCAAAGGAAACTACAAAGAGTATAATTATGACCATGAATGGGTAACACATGCTTAA
- the fliS gene encoding flagellar export chaperone FliS → MSSNNGYEKYKKVDVSTASQNRLIVMLYDGAIKFLETACAAMDKKHGTEEAHNNIVKAQEIIYELLSSLNYEAGDIAHRLASIYTYMNQKLTEGNISKTKPPLLEVIRYLKELKTAWEGVEEQMSKTNSESKAAPNNSKDNSSQNSDSKLNITG, encoded by the coding sequence TTGTCTAGTAATAACGGATACGAAAAATATAAAAAAGTTGATGTGAGTACCGCTTCACAGAACAGACTTATCGTTATGCTTTATGACGGTGCTATCAAGTTTTTAGAAACTGCCTGTGCTGCTATGGATAAAAAACATGGTACTGAAGAGGCACATAATAATATAGTAAAAGCACAGGAAATCATATATGAGCTTTTATCTTCTCTTAATTATGAAGCCGGAGATATAGCACATAGACTTGCTTCTATATATACATATATGAATCAAAAACTTACAGAAGGCAATATATCTAAAACTAAGCCGCCTTTGTTAGAAGTTATAAGGTATCTCAAAGAGCTTAAAACAGCTTGGGAAGGTGTTGAAGAGCAAATGTCTAAAACTAATAGCGAAAGTAAAGCAGCACCTAATAATAGTAAAGATAATTCTTCACAAAATAGCGATAGTAAATTAAATATAACAGGTTGA
- the ptsP gene encoding phosphoenolpyruvate--protein phosphotransferase — MPDKRTILNGNGVGDDVAIGNSFFYTPYLNTPIYKIEESDIEEEYKRFDEAVKKSINEIELLQNHADNNIKNILHTHILMLQDRVIIKQVKEEVKEKLLNIEHVYDTIISGYLYKLSSINNKMLSERSSDIIDIKSRLIRNLIQPHSGDYSKVPKDSIVIAKTLTPSDVLKFNAIGVAGFIIESGGYTSHAAILAKSFGITTIFNIADISSKIKNGRKIIIDCKSNIVIMNPSERDIYNYTILTENIKKLKEKAISDAKEKALTKDNIEIKVHANIDIPEETESLLKFGVDSIGLYRTEFLYIFSDEEIASELPTEETQFQVYKTIASKIKGKVIIRTLDIGGDKISPALGLELKEDNPFLGWRAIRFCLSNKQLFKNQIKALLRASHYGNIEIMIPMISTLEEFIETKNFIEDIKKELRDENQNFNEEIKIGVLIETPSAAAIIDLIVKEADFLSIGSNDLVQYMMACDRTNEKLIYLYNPIDISVLRTLKRVIKIANENNKPVTLCGEMGGVPEYTPVLLGLGIRELSMSVTSIAKIKNIVRNISIEECEDLVNKMLDKCDNNFSRSILKDFLRKKYKIN, encoded by the coding sequence ATGCCTGATAAAAGAACGATATTAAATGGAAATGGGGTTGGCGATGATGTAGCTATAGGAAATTCTTTTTTTTATACTCCATACCTAAATACTCCCATATACAAGATAGAAGAATCTGATATAGAAGAAGAATATAAAAGATTTGATGAAGCTGTAAAAAAATCTATAAATGAAATAGAATTATTACAAAATCATGCGGATAATAATATCAAAAATATCTTACATACTCATATACTAATGCTTCAAGACAGAGTAATAATAAAACAAGTGAAAGAAGAAGTTAAAGAAAAATTGCTTAATATAGAACATGTATATGATACTATAATATCAGGATATCTCTATAAATTATCGTCTATAAATAATAAAATGCTTTCAGAAAGAAGCAGCGATATTATTGATATAAAATCAAGACTGATAAGAAATTTGATACAGCCTCATTCAGGAGATTATTCTAAAGTACCAAAAGATAGTATTGTAATAGCAAAAACACTTACACCTAGCGATGTATTAAAATTTAATGCTATAGGAGTTGCAGGATTTATAATAGAAAGCGGCGGATATACATCACATGCTGCAATACTTGCCAAGTCTTTCGGCATAACTACAATATTTAACATAGCCGATATATCAAGCAAAATAAAAAACGGAAGAAAAATAATAATAGACTGCAAAAGTAATATAGTTATAATGAATCCAAGCGAAAGAGATATTTATAATTATACTATATTGACAGAAAATATAAAAAAATTAAAAGAAAAGGCTATATCAGATGCCAAAGAAAAAGCATTAACAAAAGATAATATAGAAATAAAAGTACATGCCAATATAGATATACCGGAAGAAACAGAAAGCTTATTGAAATTTGGCGTAGATTCCATAGGTTTGTATAGAACAGAATTTTTATATATATTTTCAGATGAGGAAATAGCATCAGAGCTTCCCACAGAAGAAACTCAATTCCAAGTATATAAAACTATAGCATCTAAAATAAAAGGAAAAGTTATAATACGAACTTTAGATATAGGCGGAGATAAAATATCACCTGCTTTGGGGTTAGAATTAAAAGAAGATAATCCTTTTTTGGGATGGCGTGCTATAAGATTCTGCTTATCTAATAAACAATTATTTAAAAATCAAATAAAAGCATTGCTTAGAGCTTCTCATTATGGAAATATAGAAATAATGATTCCTATGATAAGCACTTTAGAAGAATTTATTGAAACTAAAAATTTTATAGAAGATATCAAAAAAGAATTAAGAGATGAAAATCAAAATTTCAATGAAGAAATAAAAATAGGTGTTTTAATAGAAACGCCTTCAGCTGCTGCTATAATAGATTTAATAGTAAAAGAAGCTGATTTCTTATCCATAGGCTCTAATGATTTAGTTCAGTATATGATGGCATGCGACAGAACTAATGAAAAGCTGATATATTTGTATAATCCAATAGATATATCAGTTCTTAGAACATTAAAAAGAGTTATAAAAATAGCTAATGAAAATAATAAGCCTGTAACTTTATGCGGTGAAATGGGAGGTGTTCCTGAATATACTCCTGTACTATTAGGACTTGGTATAAGAGAGCTTTCAATGTCTGTAACATCTATTGCTAAAATAAAAAATATTGTTAGAAACATAAGCATAGAAGAATGCGAAGATTTAGTAAATAAAATGCTTGATAAATGCGATAATAATTTCTCAAGGTCAATTTTAAAAGATTTTTTAAGAAAAAAATACAAAATTAATTAA